GTGGGTGAGCGGGATCACCAGCGATTGGTCGCCGACCTGCACAATCATGCCGTCCGAAATCGCCAGAGTCAGCGGCAGGGCGAGAGAGAAAGTGGTGCCCTTTCCGGGCGTGCTTTCGATGGTGATGCGCCCGCCCAGCTCCTTCACGTTTTGCTTGACCACATCCATGCCCACGCCGCGGCCCGAGATGTTCGAGACCTGCGCGGCGGTGGAGAAGCCGGGGGCGAAGATCAGCTGGTTGATTTCATCGTCCGACAGCAGCGCCTCTGGCGCAACGAGGTCATTGGCGATCGCCTTGGCCAGCACGCGGTCACGGTCGATCCCGCGCCCGTCGTCGCTGATGCGAATGATGATGCGCCCGGCCTTTTGTTCGGCGGAAAGAGTAAGCGTGCCTTCCGGGTCCTTGCCCGCCGCGCGGCGTTCTTCCGGCGGTTCGATCCCGTGGTCGACCGCATTGCGGATGAGGTGCGTCATCGGTTCGCTCAGCCGCTCGATCACGGTCTTGTCGAGCTCGGTGGTCTCGCCCGCGACCTCCAGCTTCACGTGCTTGCCGGTGCTGCTGCCGAGCTCTCGCAGCAGGCGCGGCACGCGCCCGAACACCGAGCTGATCGGCTGCGCGCGGAACGCCATGGCGTGTTCCTGGATGTCGCGCACCAGCGTCTCGATCAGCGCCAGTTCCTCGATATGGGCGAGGTTCTCGTTGGTGAGGCGCTGGGCGAGCATGGCCTGCGCGATCACCAGCTCGCCCACGCCGTCGATCAGCATGTCGAGCTTCTTGAGGTCGATCCGGACGGACTGGTTCGCGGCGGGCGGCGCTGCTGCGGGGTTGGGCGGGGCAGCGGGTCCGCTGGTGCCGGGATCGGACTTGGCAGGGGCTTGCGGCGGCTCACCTCCGATGTGATGTGCCACGGCCGCAGCCGAGGCGACCTGCACGGCAACACGCGGCGGCGGCATCGCGCTGTCAGCACCATAGGAAAGCGCGACCTCGTCGCCCACGAAGTCGAAGATTTCCGCCACCGCCTCGCGGGTGACATTGCCGGGCATCCTGAACGTCCAGCCGAGATAGCCTTCCCCGACAGCCAGGCGTTCAAAAGTCGGGACTGCAGAGAAATCGCAAGCCTCGCAAGTACCGCCGAGATCGGTAAGTTCGCGCAGCCACAGCAGTGGCTCGCTGCCCTTGGTCATCGCCCCGGCGTGGGGGCGGATATGGACGAGCCAGGTCTCGGGCACGGCAGGCGCAGGGGCAGGCGCGGCGAGCTCATCAAGCAGCGCGTCGAGATCATCGAAAGCAGGCGCAGGCGTGGGAACGGGCGCAGGCGCCGGCGTAGGCGTGGGGGCCGGGGCAGGGCTGGCCAAGCCGGCACCGCCTGCCTGTGCGGCCTCAAGCCGTTCGAGCAGGTCGGCATCCTCAGGCGGAGCGGTCCCGCCGCGCGCCGCTTCGACATGATCGCGCAGGCAATCCAGCGCCTGCAGCAGCAGATCGACCAGCACGGGTTCCACCGGCACCTTGCCCTCGCGGACGTCGGCAAGCAGGGTTTCGAAGCCGTGGGTGAAGGCTTGCAGCGGCAAGTGGCCGAAAGCCCCTGCGCCGCCCTTGATCGAGTGCACCCCGCGAAAGATCGCATTGATCGTCTCGCTGTCATGGGTGCCTTCGCGGCAGGCGGCAAGGCCCGCCTCGGTGGCTTCGAGCGCTTCTTCGCATTCGACGAAGAAGATCTGCTGGATGTCGTCTTCGGTCATGCCGCCACTCCTTCCAGCACCACATGTTCAAGCCGGGTGAGATGCAGCGCCGCGGTAAAGGCAGCGCTAGGCTCGCGGATCGCGATCCCGCCTTCGCTGCGCGCGGCCGATACCAGCAATTGCAGCATCGCCTGACCGATCCGCTCGACGCGGGCAGCATCAACGACAAGCGGCGCCGGCCCGAGCGATTCCGCGAATTCAGGATAAAGCGCCGCGGCGGCGCCCCGGTCGCAGACGGGGGGAAGGGTGATCATCGGGGCGGACCTTTTGCAGGCAGAAAGCAGGCGGGCGGCGTTGGCGGTATCAGAACTCGCTCCAGTCGTCCTCGTCGAAGGCGGTTGTGAGGGCTGGTGCGGGTTTGCGGGCGAGGTTGCCGGTGACTGGCGGCGGTGCGGGCTGTGCGGGCTGTGCGGGCTTGCGGGGTGCGGGGGCCATGCGCGCGGCTGGAGCCGGAGCCGGTGTGCGGGCGGGGATGGGGGCGACGAAGCTTGCAGGTGCTGCCTGTCCTGCGCCGCTCACCCGGAACTGGGCGACCAGCTCGCTGAGGCGCTGGGCTTCGGAGGACAGGCTGCGGGTGGCGGCGGTCGATTGTTCGACCATCGCTGCGTTTTGCTGGGTCATGCGGTCGATGGTGCCGACCGCAACGTTCACCTGCTCGAGGTTGCTGGCCTGCGCGGTGGTGGTCTCGGCGATCGCGCCGACCTGCTCGGTGACCGATCCGACCTGCGCGACGATCTCGGCGAGCAGCGTGCCGGTCTCGCCGACCAGGCTCACTCCGTCGCCGACATGGGCGGTGGACTTGTCGATCAGGGCCTTGATGTCGCGCGCGGCCTCGGCAGAGCGCTGGGCGAGGGCGCGGACCTCGTTGGCGACCACGGCAAAGCCCTTGCCCGCCTCGCCGGCGCGCGCGGCTTCGACGCCGGCGTTGAGCGCGAGCAGGTTGGTCTGGAAGGCGATGCCGTCGATTACGTCGATGATCTGGGTGATCTCGCGCGCGGAGTGCTCGATCGCGCCCATTGCGGCGACGGCCTTGCCGACCACGGCCCCGCCCTCGGTGGCGCGGGTGTGGGTCTTGGCGATGGCGGTCTTGGCGGCGATGGCGTTGTCGGCGGACTGGCGGGTGAGGCTGACGGTGGTGCCGACCGACGCGGCGGTCTCTTCGAGGCTGGCGGCCTGTTGTTCGTTGCGCAGGGCGAGGTCTTCGGACGCGGCGCGGATTTCGTCGGAACTGGTGCGCACGCCGCTGGCGGTGGAGCGCACCGCACCGATCATCGCCTCAAGCTTGCCGACTGAGGCGTTGAAGGCATCCTGCAACCGCTGATGCTCGCCCGGCGGCATGCCGATGATCCGGTGAGTCAGATCACCCTCGGCAAGGCGGTCCAACGCACCGGAGAGAGTCTCGACGAGTTGTTCGGCCTGTCCAGTTGCTGTCTGGCTCTGCTCGGCAGTCTCGCGGAAAACGCTCATCGCCACGCTCATTCTACCGACGCAGTCCGTATGGTCGGCATGGGGAAATGGCGTGATCAAATCGCCTGCAGCCAGCGCTTCCATGCGCACGACCGTGTCCACATAGGGGGCACAAATCAGCTCCTTGGCAACGACCATCATCACAAACGCACCGAGCGATGTGGCAAGCGTCAGGAGGACAGCGCCCAGATGACCGGTTGCACCTTGCATGACCAGCACAGCGGTCAGCAGGTTCACCATTCCCAGCG
This DNA window, taken from Porphyrobacter sp. ULC335, encodes the following:
- a CDS encoding methyl-accepting chemotaxis protein; amino-acid sequence: MISWFKKHAPIRRKFTLLIAATGALGMVNLLTAVLVMQGATGHLGAVLLTLATSLGAFVMMVVAKELICAPYVDTVVRMEALAAGDLITPFPHADHTDCVGRMSVAMSVFRETAEQSQTATGQAEQLVETLSGALDRLAEGDLTHRIIGMPPGEHQRLQDAFNASVGKLEAMIGAVRSTASGVRTSSDEIRAASEDLALRNEQQAASLEETAASVGTTVSLTRQSADNAIAAKTAIAKTHTRATEGGAVVGKAVAAMGAIEHSAREITQIIDVIDGIAFQTNLLALNAGVEAARAGEAGKGFAVVANEVRALAQRSAEAARDIKALIDKSTAHVGDGVSLVGETGTLLAEIVAQVGSVTEQVGAIAETTTAQASNLEQVNVAVGTIDRMTQQNAAMVEQSTAATRSLSSEAQRLSELVAQFRVSGAGQAAPASFVAPIPARTPAPAPAARMAPAPRKPAQPAQPAPPPVTGNLARKPAPALTTAFDEDDWSEF
- a CDS encoding chemotaxis protein CheA, with the protein product MTEDDIQQIFFVECEEALEATEAGLAACREGTHDSETINAIFRGVHSIKGGAGAFGHLPLQAFTHGFETLLADVREGKVPVEPVLVDLLLQALDCLRDHVEAARGGTAPPEDADLLERLEAAQAGGAGLASPAPAPTPTPAPAPVPTPAPAFDDLDALLDELAAPAPAPAVPETWLVHIRPHAGAMTKGSEPLLWLRELTDLGGTCEACDFSAVPTFERLAVGEGYLGWTFRMPGNVTREAVAEIFDFVGDEVALSYGADSAMPPPRVAVQVASAAAVAHHIGGEPPQAPAKSDPGTSGPAAPPNPAAAPPAANQSVRIDLKKLDMLIDGVGELVIAQAMLAQRLTNENLAHIEELALIETLVRDIQEHAMAFRAQPISSVFGRVPRLLRELGSSTGKHVKLEVAGETTELDKTVIERLSEPMTHLIRNAVDHGIEPPEERRAAGKDPEGTLTLSAEQKAGRIIIRISDDGRGIDRDRVLAKAIANDLVAPEALLSDDEINQLIFAPGFSTAAQVSNISGRGVGMDVVKQNVKELGGRITIESTPGKGTTFSLALPLTLAISDGMIVQVGDQSLVIPLTHVIESLRPTPADVKGMGTSAQMLNARGSFVPIVPLGLLTGANKAVSNPCEGVLVLVETEGHGRAALLVDTITDQRQFVIKALDAHYRQIDSVAGATILGNGKVALIVDVDFIASKAARSIGSPALAAAA
- a CDS encoding STAS domain-containing protein, whose amino-acid sequence is MITLPPVCDRGAAAALYPEFAESLGPAPLVVDAARVERIGQAMLQLLVSAARSEGGIAIREPSAAFTAALHLTRLEHVVLEGVAA